One region of Culex pipiens pallens isolate TS chromosome 2, TS_CPP_V2, whole genome shotgun sequence genomic DNA includes:
- the LOC120426391 gene encoding uncharacterized protein LOC120426391, producing MDPQVRKNNLLMFAIEDQDHTEIERLLTNGANPNFVDANCTNGLCTPLHIAVEECDPKSVEILLRWGAKFDTKLRNHKSPWELAKSKFQIKPIFEKHFRSTPRLLVVKNSSNPTTSSDGEYRRRPGSAGISGQLYEARLMALVYLRLERLGCQFYLGSNVDGIGNFDDLVVRYRCEGADRDTLLFVQAKHREDPDKNKIKFAAVEDVMCEKGDFSVHTNFKNYLMIREQFGRDRSGGFFEGNFEDLDVELVLYTSAKYEYTLVRKVSNSDLLKTNDEGGILQVDDESEIITNLCKSADKNMVKNILQAEKKLIGFNCIKYLANDFLKKFRIYFNQAKEDSVRRIVLNEFDDRLYALEFLDVIQMHWMQSGRIQFLTESSNLFLILNTSCVLYAQSNSSRPVFAEEQIKVVKYLPTTRLNIRLLFEIEDKNHRKMLELLHFEKADANFFDANATNGNSTPLHMAVAMNDPISVQILLNAGAKLNARNNKGESACEMALRLKYADVLSVVHNFIVTKLGIRVLNVE from the coding sequence ATGGATCCACAAGTCaggaaaaataatttgcttaTGTTTGCCATCGAAGACCAAGATCACACAGAAATAGAACGACTCTTAACCAATGGTGCAAATCCAAATTTCGTCGATGCCAACTGCACCAATGGACTGTGCACTCCATTGCACATAGCTGTGGAAGAATGTGATCCGAAATCAGTGGAAATTCTGCTCCGCTGGGGTGCCAAGTTCGACACCAAACTCAGAAATCACAAGTCTCCGTGGGAGCTGGCTAAAagtaaatttcaaatcaaacccATCTTTGAAAAGCACTTCCGAAGCACTCCGAGACTTTTGGTAGTCAAGAATTCATCAAACCCTACAACTTCAAGTGATGGTGAATACCGCCGACGACCGGGATCTGCCGGAATTTCTGGCCAGCTGTACGAGGCCCGTTTGATGGCGCTGGTTTATCTCCGGTTGGAACGCCTGGGATGCCAATTTTATCTTGGATCCAACGTGGACGGAATAGGAAACTTTGACGATCTGGTCGTGCGGTATCGCTGTGAAGGTGCAGATCGGGACACTTTGCTGTTTGTTCAGGCCAAACATCGTGAAGACcctgacaaaaataaaatcaagtttgcaGCTGTTGAGGATGTAATGTGTGAAAAGGGTGACTTTAGTGTGCATACAAATTTCAAGAACTATTTGATGATTCGTGAACAATTCGGTCGAGACAGATCCGGGGGATTCTTTGAAGGAAATTTCGAGGATTTAGATGTGGAGCTAGTTTTGTACACTTCAGCAAAGTACGAGTATACGTTGGTACGTAAAGTTAGCAACAGTGATTTGCTAAAGACAAATGACGAAGGTGGAATATTGCAAGTAGACGATGAAAGTGAAATTATAACAAATTTGTGTAAATCGGCCGATAAAAATATGGTTAAAAACATTcttcaagcagaaaaaaaactcattggttttaattgtataaaatatcttgcaaatgattttttgaaaaagtttcgtATTTATTTCAATCAAGCAAAAGAGGATTCAGTACGGagaattgttttaaatgaattcgACGACAGATTATATGCTTTAGAGTTTTTAGATGTTATACAAATGCACTGGATGCAAAGTGGGCGAATTCAATTTCTTACTGAATCCAGTAATCTTTTCCTAATTTTAAATACGAGTTGTGTACTCTATGCTCAAAGTAATTCAAGTAGGCCTGTTTTTGCTGAAGAACAAATAAAAGTTGTAAAATATCTACCTACAACAAGACTTAACATCAGGCTGCTATTTGAAATTGAAgacaaaaatcatagaaaaatgcTAGAACTGCTGCATTTTGAAAAGGCTGATGCCAACTTCTTTGATGCAAACGCTACAAACGGAAACAGTACCCCACTGCACATGGCAGTGGCCATGAATGATCCGATATCGGTGCAAATTCTGCTCAACGCTGGAGCCAAACTTAACGCCAGGAACAACAAAGGGGAAAGTGCTTGCGAGATGGCTTTACGACTAAAATATGCTGACGTTTTGAGTGTAGTTCATAATTTTATTGTGACGAAATTAGGAATTAGGGTGTTAAATGTTGAATAA
- the LOC128092918 gene encoding uncharacterized protein LOC128092918, which produces MANNVNNDIATAEVSAASRVFSRCVWRVFHGEIEACASGQARSGGQRSHNLVVVDSAAVQQWKRNEFLHPSSSSRRSQQQRPRRQLRRETVVGRRNRPRRVDCGRRTSFRPGQVGDNPRCLRGWQQAAQQQQQQARENELPAHPAAGGSQCGQFGGECERRVFC; this is translated from the coding sequence ATGGCCAACAATGTCAACAATGACATTGCTacggcagaagtctcagcggctagtcgtgttttttcgcggtgtgtttggcgcgtttttcacggcgaaatcgaggcgtgtgcgagcggacaggcccgttccggtggtcagaggagccacaatctggtcgtcgtggactcggcggcggtgcagcagtggaagaggaacgagttcctgcatccgagcagcagcagcaggaggagtcagcagcagcggccgcggaggcagctgaggcgagagacggtcgttggcaggaggaatcggccccggagagtcgactgcggtcggcggaccagttttcggccaggccaggtcggagacaacccccgttgtttacgtggctggcagcaggcagcacaacaacaacaacaacaagcgcgcgaaaacgagcttcccgcgcatcccgctgcgggcggcagccagtgcggccagttcggcggtgagtgcgaaaggcgagttttttgttag